A region from the Sulfurospirillum oryzae genome encodes:
- the hisG gene encoding ATP phosphoribosyltransferase, which produces MLTVALPKGRIAEETLEIFEKIFGTAFRFDDRKLILEADGFRFLLVRNQDVPAYVLHQSADIGVVGLDVLEEKDEDLLRLLDLGIGKCKVCVGIQEGKEIDYSAPELKVATKMTNIAQKYFSKKAMAVDIIKLYGSIELAPLVGLSDVIVDIVETGSTMKQNGLKVVETILDSSAYLIANKNSFIEKKEEITSLYHKINEVIQRSC; this is translated from the coding sequence ATGTTAACAGTGGCATTGCCAAAGGGTAGAATTGCAGAAGAAACGTTAGAAATTTTTGAAAAAATTTTTGGAACAGCCTTTCGTTTTGATGATCGAAAATTGATCTTAGAAGCAGACGGTTTTCGATTTTTATTGGTTAGAAACCAAGATGTCCCTGCTTATGTTTTACACCAATCAGCTGATATTGGGGTTGTAGGTTTGGATGTTTTAGAAGAAAAAGATGAAGATTTGCTTCGTTTGCTTGATCTTGGCATTGGAAAGTGCAAAGTGTGTGTAGGTATTCAAGAGGGCAAAGAGATTGATTACAGTGCGCCTGAGCTTAAAGTGGCGACTAAAATGACTAACATTGCGCAGAAGTATTTTTCTAAAAAAGCAATGGCGGTTGATATTATTAAGCTTTATGGCTCTATTGAATTAGCACCGCTTGTGGGGCTTTCTGACGTAATTGTCGATATTGTCGAGACAGGAAGTACCATGAAGCAAAATGGGCTCAAAGTGGTTGAAACAATTTTGGATTCATCTGCTTATTTGATTGCTAATAAAAATAGTTTTATCGAGAAAAAAGAAGAAATTACGTCGCTGTATCACAAAATCAATGAAGTTATTCAACGAAGTTGCTGA
- a CDS encoding type III pantothenate kinase: protein MILCDIGNSNADFYQDGKVWSLSHKQFKEFSTKEKVYYICVNDALKSSLQSKHNFIDLEPYFEFDTIYQGMGIDRIAACCTIEDGMIVDAGSAITVDIMSGGMHLGGFILPGLVAYEKCYASISPRLNLQVNPSIALDALPQKTNDAISYGIIKSIVMLLEVTCKDKRIFFTGGDGKFFSKFFSNAIFDRTLIFRGMLKAIREAHLEQ from the coding sequence ATGATCTTATGTGATATTGGTAATTCAAATGCTGATTTTTATCAAGATGGAAAAGTGTGGAGTCTTTCACATAAGCAGTTTAAAGAGTTTTCAACAAAAGAGAAAGTCTATTATATTTGCGTCAATGATGCTCTTAAAAGCTCCCTTCAAAGCAAACATAATTTTATTGACTTGGAGCCATATTTTGAGTTTGACACGATTTATCAAGGTATGGGGATTGATCGTATTGCCGCATGCTGTACCATCGAAGATGGAATGATTGTTGACGCAGGGAGTGCCATTACGGTTGACATTATGTCAGGAGGGATGCATCTAGGAGGATTTATTCTGCCAGGTTTGGTTGCTTATGAGAAGTGTTATGCTTCGATTTCTCCACGCTTGAATTTACAAGTTAATCCGAGCATAGCCTTGGATGCCTTACCTCAAAAAACAAACGATGCTATTTCATACGGCATCATTAAGTCAATTGTTATGCTTTTGGAAGTTACATGTAAAGATAAAAGAATCTTTTTTACAGGCGGTGATGGGAAGTTTTTTTCTAAATTTTTTAGTAATGCGATTTTTGATCGTACGCTTATTTTTAGAGGAATGCTCAAAGCCATTAGAGAAGCACATTTAGAACAGTAA
- a CDS encoding PQQ-like beta-propeller repeat protein: MRYAKIVFSLLALLLVVSGCGTKRQYFEPESLSGKVSYDGSLPGSIVDAVRDGATLSNGQIITKKGLSNVVLPDGFVYLSEDNGRYVAASKCGALQIVDANKKVLFSKECGRAVASASLKNNLLALVLGSNELVLMDINDGKEMMHLKQDDVYVLDSRIAAPYFLGDLIVFPTLDGKLVIVDEQTKKPIRDVVVSNEKFFGNIIYLQVLGDRLVAATKSKVVSISPKTINFLETEVKDVIVLENRIFVFTKDGRVLLTDADLKTLKERKFPFATFSGTIHGDFIYMIEKGGYVIATDLDLITTNVYKLPDEIESHVFTTGDTLYYKNHFFKLNRKK, encoded by the coding sequence ATGAGATACGCAAAAATTGTTTTTTCACTTTTGGCTTTATTATTGGTTGTCAGTGGTTGTGGCACAAAACGACAATATTTTGAACCAGAGTCACTCTCTGGCAAAGTAAGTTACGATGGTTCACTACCAGGATCTATTGTAGATGCAGTCAGAGATGGTGCAACATTGTCTAATGGACAAATTATCACCAAAAAAGGGCTTTCAAATGTTGTTTTACCTGATGGTTTTGTCTACCTTTCAGAAGACAATGGTAGATATGTTGCAGCTTCAAAATGTGGTGCTTTACAAATCGTTGATGCAAATAAAAAAGTGCTCTTTAGTAAAGAATGTGGACGTGCTGTTGCTTCTGCTTCACTTAAAAATAATCTCTTAGCATTGGTTCTTGGATCAAATGAACTTGTTCTTATGGACATTAACGATGGTAAAGAGATGATGCATCTCAAACAAGATGATGTGTATGTCTTAGATTCACGTATCGCTGCACCTTATTTTTTAGGTGACTTGATCGTTTTCCCAACACTCGATGGTAAATTGGTCATTGTTGATGAGCAAACAAAAAAACCGATTCGTGACGTTGTTGTTAGTAATGAGAAATTCTTTGGCAATATTATTTACCTTCAAGTCTTAGGCGATCGTTTGGTTGCTGCGACAAAAAGTAAAGTTGTTTCTATTAGCCCAAAAACAATCAACTTCTTAGAGACGGAAGTCAAAGATGTGATTGTACTTGAAAATCGTATCTTTGTCTTTACCAAAGATGGACGTGTTTTACTTACAGATGCCGATCTTAAAACACTTAAAGAGCGTAAATTTCCTTTCGCAACTTTTTCAGGAACGATTCATGGAGATTTCATTTATATGATTGAGAAGGGTGGTTATGTCATTGCAACAGATTTGGATCTGATTACAACCAATGTATATAAACTTCCAGATGAGATTGAAAGCCATGTATTTACAACCGGTGATACACTGTATTATAAAAATCACTTCTTCAAGCTTAATCGAAAAAAATAG
- the gatC gene encoding Asp-tRNA(Asn)/Glu-tRNA(Gln) amidotransferase subunit GatC: MKIDNELLQKLERLSSLKISDEKREGVINQLSEIVSFVENLNELNLEGEEATFTTLSGGTPLREDIPSVNNEIIKTILNHAPQSESGFFVVPKIIE, from the coding sequence ATGAAAATTGACAATGAACTACTCCAAAAACTGGAGAGACTCTCCTCTTTAAAAATCAGTGATGAAAAAAGAGAAGGTGTTATTAATCAACTGAGTGAAATTGTCTCTTTTGTTGAAAACCTTAATGAGCTTAATCTCGAGGGTGAAGAAGCGACCTTTACGACACTTAGTGGAGGAACACCATTGCGTGAAGATATCCCAAGTGTCAATAACGAAATTATAAAAACAATTTTAAATCATGCGCCACAAAGTGAAAGTGGCTTTTTTGTTGTTCCAAAAATCATCGAATAA
- a CDS encoding type IV pilus twitching motility protein PilT gives MSSLNIKALLKNVVAYKASDLHLVGRSEPQIRIDGKLVPLDMEKLTGNVIEELCYTLITDKQKKKLEEDKELDFAIMFPDIGRFRANYYYTINGELAAAFRIIPIEIPSLDDLNTPIVFKDVIKREKGLILVTGPTGSGKSTTLAALLNEINLFEHRHIITIEDPVEFIHTNKKCLFSHRNVGEDTKSFARALKFSLRQDPDIILVGEMRDQETISTAITAAETGHLVLGTLHTNSAVQTINRIVDSFEGAEQVQVRNMLASSLHAVISQSLLPKVGGGRIAVHEIMINNSAIANLIRENKIHQIYSQMQLNQQKTGMVTQTQAMMKCLRANLIGKEDAIRYSTQPQELLNNMGI, from the coding sequence ATGAGTTCACTCAATATTAAAGCATTATTAAAAAATGTGGTTGCATACAAAGCGTCCGATCTACACCTTGTAGGTCGTAGTGAACCACAAATTAGAATTGATGGTAAACTTGTTCCTCTCGATATGGAAAAACTGACAGGCAATGTTATTGAAGAGCTCTGTTATACACTTATTACCGATAAACAAAAAAAGAAACTCGAAGAAGATAAAGAACTTGACTTTGCGATTATGTTCCCAGACATTGGTCGTTTTCGTGCCAACTATTACTATACAATCAATGGAGAACTTGCCGCTGCATTTAGAATTATTCCTATTGAAATTCCCTCTTTAGATGACCTGAATACCCCTATTGTTTTTAAAGATGTCATTAAACGTGAAAAAGGGCTTATTCTCGTTACTGGACCAACGGGAAGTGGTAAATCAACAACACTTGCGGCATTATTAAATGAAATTAATCTTTTTGAGCATCGCCATATCATTACCATTGAAGATCCAGTAGAATTTATTCATACCAATAAAAAGTGCCTCTTTTCGCACCGAAATGTGGGCGAAGACACCAAAAGTTTTGCAAGAGCACTTAAATTTTCACTCCGTCAAGATCCTGACATTATTCTCGTAGGTGAGATGAGAGATCAAGAAACAATCAGCACAGCTATTACTGCAGCGGAAACGGGGCACTTAGTCCTTGGAACATTGCATACCAACTCTGCAGTTCAAACGATTAACAGAATTGTCGATAGCTTTGAAGGTGCTGAGCAAGTACAAGTTCGCAATATGCTAGCAAGCTCACTGCATGCTGTTATCTCGCAAAGTCTTCTTCCAAAAGTTGGTGGCGGAAGGATTGCAGTGCATGAAATTATGATTAATAATTCAGCTATTGCAAACTTGATTCGCGAAAATAAAATTCATCAAATCTACTCTCAAATGCAACTCAATCAGCAAAAAACAGGCATGGTAACGCAAACTCAAGCAATGATGAAATGCCTACGAGCAAATCTCATTGGCAAAGAAGATGCGATACGCTACTCCACGCAACCACAAGAACTTCTCAATAATATGGGAATATAA
- a CDS encoding GGDEF domain-containing protein, translating to MNNGNQISEMIFQFAEETFAKLKSLNIPPYPKYYHDTFVETLQKSGNPEIIELSQKHSYLFSNAGQEEMVSETCFGLMKKGLEEFVKTNDNLKFISDETSINIDNIKKDYESVDTHQVLQAFDNFQGKILHELQAADETIAKLKLEVERLERESNIDPLTKAHNRRVLVKDLEEVLNFGQDKDMDMHLVMFDADDFKQINDSFGHIAGDKTLIFLSKLIQNSLRRGTRIYRYGGEEFVVILNRTSFDEATKIVDRIIKETSDSKLLYKNHDIHLTLSAGICSHKQNMSADELLDKADKALYEAKRSGKNCFRSTY from the coding sequence ATGAACAATGGTAATCAGATTTCAGAAATGATCTTTCAATTTGCAGAAGAAACATTTGCAAAACTTAAAAGCTTAAACATTCCACCTTATCCAAAATATTATCATGATACCTTTGTCGAAACACTACAAAAAAGTGGTAATCCTGAGATAATAGAACTATCCCAAAAGCACAGTTATCTTTTTTCCAATGCTGGACAAGAAGAGATGGTGAGTGAGACGTGCTTTGGACTGATGAAAAAAGGGTTAGAAGAGTTTGTTAAAACAAACGATAACCTCAAATTTATTTCGGATGAAACATCGATAAATATCGATAATATTAAAAAAGACTATGAAAGTGTTGATACACACCAAGTGCTGCAAGCCTTTGATAATTTTCAAGGCAAAATATTGCATGAACTACAAGCGGCAGATGAGACAATTGCGAAACTCAAACTCGAAGTTGAACGCTTAGAGCGCGAATCCAATATCGACCCTTTAACCAAAGCACATAACCGAAGAGTTCTTGTTAAAGACTTAGAGGAAGTACTGAACTTTGGTCAAGACAAAGACATGGATATGCACCTTGTGATGTTTGATGCCGATGATTTTAAACAGATCAACGACTCTTTTGGACATATTGCAGGAGATAAAACACTGATTTTTCTATCTAAATTGATTCAAAACTCCCTTCGCCGTGGTACACGCATTTATCGATACGGTGGTGAAGAATTTGTGGTTATTCTCAACCGAACTTCTTTTGATGAAGCTACTAAAATTGTTGATCGCATCATCAAAGAGACGAGTGATAGTAAACTACTCTATAAAAACCATGACATCCATTTGACACTCAGTGCGGGTATTTGTTCGCATAAACAGAATATGAGTGCCGATGAGCTTTTAGACAAAGCAGATAAGGCTTTATATGAAGCCAAAAGAAGTGGTAAAAACTGTTTCAGGAGCACCTATTAA
- a CDS encoding CvpA family protein: MASFSMFDIISLALVLILGIKGIINGFVKEVFGLLGIIGGIYFASRYAHVAGKMINDNFFAFSNQASLYLFGFIAVLIIFWITCIFLGYLIAQALSLSGLSIFDKLAGFVVGSMKIFLVFSVLAVTLSNIEFIKSRIEPYVAKSMMFPLFLEMGNYIVKLDTNTMFESLQPKEKTNP, encoded by the coding sequence ATGGCAAGTTTTTCGATGTTTGATATTATTTCACTCGCATTAGTACTTATTCTAGGTATTAAGGGCATTATTAACGGTTTTGTTAAAGAGGTCTTTGGACTTTTAGGCATTATTGGTGGTATTTACTTTGCTTCTCGCTATGCACATGTTGCTGGCAAAATGATCAATGATAATTTTTTTGCTTTCAGCAACCAAGCATCGCTGTATCTTTTTGGTTTTATTGCCGTTTTGATTATTTTTTGGATTACATGTATCTTCTTAGGCTATCTTATCGCTCAGGCTTTAAGCCTTAGCGGTTTGAGCATCTTCGATAAGCTTGCTGGCTTTGTTGTTGGTAGCATGAAAATATTTTTAGTTTTCTCAGTACTTGCTGTAACATTGAGCAATATTGAATTTATCAAATCACGCATAGAGCCTTATGTGGCAAAAAGTATGATGTTTCCACTCTTTTTAGAAATGGGCAATTATATTGTAAAGCTCGATACAAACACGATGTTTGAGAGTCTACAGCCTAAAGAGAAAACCAACCCTTAA
- a CDS encoding Fur family transcriptional regulator, translating to MSTFENLEYNSLLSSFKELLKNNSLKFTKQREVVLKTLYEKNEHFTPEDLYIFLKSTYPELNIGIATVYRTLNLLEESNMVTSISFGVAGKKFELANKPHHDHMICKSCGLIIEFQNDKIEQLQLEIAKANHFIITSHLMQLRGLCKECAQKSKH from the coding sequence ATGAGTACATTTGAAAATCTTGAATATAACTCTTTGCTCTCAAGCTTTAAAGAGTTATTGAAAAATAATAGTCTAAAATTTACAAAACAGCGTGAAGTGGTTTTAAAAACTCTTTATGAAAAAAATGAACACTTTACGCCTGAAGATCTCTATATTTTTCTTAAAAGTACCTACCCTGAACTCAATATTGGCATTGCTACGGTGTACCGCACACTTAACCTTCTTGAAGAGTCTAACATGGTCACTTCGATCTCGTTTGGTGTTGCAGGTAAAAAATTTGAACTTGCCAACAAACCACACCACGATCACATGATCTGCAAAAGTTGTGGACTCATCATCGAATTTCAAAATGATAAAATCGAACAACTACAACTTGAAATTGCGAAAGCAAACCATTTCATCATTACCAGCCATTTAATGCAACTACGTGGTCTTTGCAAAGAGTGTGCTCAAAAAAGCAAACATTAG
- the lysS gene encoding lysine--tRNA ligase, with product MFQDQYQQQRIEKGKALHALGRNPYRHNIIKDTSTKEFLECYEYVIESELKRDEHKNNTVVGRIKFLRHMGKAAFAKIEDEQGLLQIYFSRESIGEEWFEEAKRLVEVGDIISVTGFPFVTKTGELSLHVKALEVATKSIVPLPEKFHGLQDKELRYRKRYLDMIMNSDVRRTFKIRSKIVSEIRHFFEERDFLEVETPMMHPIAGGANAKPFVTHHNALGIDRYLRIAPELYLKRLVVGGFEAVFEINRNFRNEGMDQTHNPEFTMIEFYWAYHNYHDLMHLTEEMFDVLLKKLKLPRKLPYGEMEIDFSKPFRKIAFRAALSEIGGVPDEILDNRAQIIKYITDKGLNVEANLSLGKLYEELFDLFVEEKLINPTFIIDYPIEISPLARRSEENPNIAERFELFIAGREIANGFNELNDPLDQYERFAKQLQAKNAGDDEAHEMDEDYVYALGYGLPPTAGQGLGIDRLTMLLTNEQSIKDVILFPAMKPLNDNDEQTQKDEE from the coding sequence ATATTTCAAGACCAATACCAACAACAACGTATCGAAAAGGGAAAAGCGCTCCATGCGCTTGGTCGCAACCCTTATAGGCACAATATTATCAAAGATACTAGCACGAAAGAATTTCTTGAGTGTTATGAATATGTCATTGAGAGTGAACTCAAACGTGATGAACATAAAAACAACACGGTTGTAGGTCGTATCAAATTTTTGCGTCACATGGGCAAAGCTGCTTTTGCAAAAATCGAAGATGAGCAAGGATTATTACAAATTTATTTTAGTCGTGAATCTATCGGTGAAGAGTGGTTTGAAGAAGCCAAAAGACTGGTTGAAGTGGGTGATATTATTAGCGTAACAGGCTTTCCTTTCGTTACTAAAACAGGTGAACTTTCTTTACATGTAAAAGCCTTAGAGGTTGCCACAAAGTCTATTGTTCCATTGCCTGAAAAGTTCCATGGTCTTCAAGATAAAGAGCTTCGTTACCGCAAACGCTACCTCGATATGATTATGAATAGCGATGTGCGCAGAACGTTTAAAATCAGAAGTAAAATCGTGAGCGAAATTCGTCACTTCTTTGAAGAGAGAGACTTTTTAGAGGTCGAAACACCGATGATGCACCCCATTGCTGGAGGCGCAAATGCTAAACCATTTGTAACACACCACAATGCACTTGGTATTGATCGTTATCTCCGTATTGCACCTGAACTTTACCTCAAACGCCTTGTTGTCGGCGGTTTTGAAGCTGTTTTTGAAATCAACCGTAACTTTAGAAATGAAGGTATGGATCAAACCCATAACCCTGAATTTACGATGATCGAATTTTACTGGGCATACCATAATTACCATGATTTGATGCATTTAACCGAAGAGATGTTCGATGTATTGCTTAAAAAACTCAAACTTCCACGTAAACTTCCTTATGGTGAAATGGAGATTGATTTTTCAAAACCATTCCGCAAAATTGCCTTTAGAGCAGCCCTCAGTGAAATTGGTGGCGTTCCTGATGAGATTTTAGATAATCGTGCTCAAATTATCAAGTATATTACCGACAAAGGCTTGAACGTTGAAGCAAACCTTAGTCTTGGTAAACTCTATGAAGAACTGTTTGATCTTTTTGTCGAAGAGAAACTTATCAATCCTACCTTTATTATTGATTACCCTATTGAAATTAGTCCACTCGCTCGTAGAAGTGAAGAAAATCCAAACATTGCAGAGCGCTTTGAGCTCTTCATTGCGGGGCGAGAGATCGCCAATGGATTTAATGAACTCAATGATCCTCTGGATCAATACGAACGATTTGCAAAACAGTTGCAAGCTAAAAATGCAGGTGATGATGAAGCCCATGAGATGGATGAAGATTACGTCTACGCTCTAGGCTATGGCTTGCCACCAACAGCGGGACAAGGACTAGGAATTGATCGTTTGACGATGCTTTTAACCAATGAGCAATCGATCAAAGATGTTATTCTTTTCCCAGCGATGAAACCGCTGAATGACAATGATGAACAAACACAAAAAGATGAGGAATAA
- a CDS encoding serine hydroxymethyltransferase encodes MSILKTVDPVVYDLTVKELHRQCDHLEMIASENFTYPAVMEAMGSVFTNKYAEGYPGKRYYGGCEFADAVEQLAIDRVCKLFGCTYANVQPNSGSQANQGVYQALLNPYDKILGMDLSHGGHLTHGAKVSSSGKTYSSFFYGVELDGRINYDKVREIANIVKPKMIVCGASAYPREIDFAKFREIADEVGAYLFADIAHIAGLVAGGEHPSPFPHCHVVSSTTHKTLRGARGGIILTNDEEIAKKVNSAIFPGIQGGPLVHVIAAKAVGFAENLKPEWTTYAKQVRANAKVLADVLIKRGYDIVSGGTDNHLVLVSFLNKEFSGKEADLALGRAGITVNKNTVPGETRSPFVTSGVRIGSPALTARGMKEKEFEIIANKIADVLDNINDEALHVKIKDEMKALASNFIIYDRPTY; translated from the coding sequence ATGAGTATTTTAAAAACTGTTGACCCTGTTGTTTATGACTTAACCGTAAAAGAGTTGCACCGCCAATGTGACCATTTGGAAATGATTGCCAGTGAAAATTTTACCTACCCCGCTGTTATGGAAGCAATGGGAAGTGTCTTTACAAACAAATACGCTGAGGGTTATCCAGGTAAACGCTACTACGGTGGTTGTGAATTTGCGGACGCTGTTGAGCAACTTGCGATTGACAGAGTCTGTAAACTTTTCGGATGTACCTATGCCAATGTTCAACCAAACTCCGGTAGCCAAGCCAATCAAGGTGTTTACCAAGCCCTTCTTAATCCTTATGACAAAATTTTAGGTATGGATTTAAGCCACGGTGGTCACTTAACGCACGGTGCCAAAGTGAGTAGTTCAGGTAAAACCTATTCAAGTTTCTTCTATGGTGTTGAGCTTGATGGTCGCATTAATTATGACAAAGTAAGAGAAATTGCCAATATCGTTAAACCTAAAATGATCGTGTGTGGCGCAAGTGCATACCCAAGAGAGATTGATTTTGCAAAATTTAGAGAGATCGCAGACGAAGTGGGCGCTTACCTTTTTGCTGACATCGCACATATTGCTGGTTTAGTCGCAGGTGGTGAGCATCCAAGTCCATTCCCTCACTGTCATGTGGTTAGTTCGACAACACACAAAACGCTTCGCGGCGCACGTGGCGGTATTATCCTTACCAATGACGAAGAGATCGCTAAAAAAGTCAATAGCGCGATCTTCCCAGGAATTCAAGGTGGTCCATTAGTACACGTCATTGCAGCCAAAGCGGTTGGTTTTGCAGAAAACTTGAAACCTGAGTGGACAACGTATGCAAAACAAGTACGTGCCAATGCTAAAGTTTTGGCAGATGTTCTCATCAAACGTGGCTATGACATCGTGAGTGGTGGCACAGACAACCATCTTGTTCTTGTCTCTTTCTTGAACAAAGAATTTAGCGGTAAAGAGGCTGACCTTGCTCTTGGTCGCGCAGGTATTACGGTCAATAAAAACACCGTTCCTGGCGAAACACGAAGCCCTTTTGTCACCAGTGGTGTTCGCATTGGCTCACCCGCACTTACAGCGCGTGGTATGAAAGAGAAAGAGTTTGAAATTATTGCGAATAAAATCGCTGATGTGTTAGACAATATCAACGATGAAGCTTTACATGTAAAGATCAAAGATGAGATGAAAGCGCTAGCAAGCAACTTCATCATCTATGACAGACCAACCTACTAA
- a CDS encoding DUF1882 domain-containing protein has product MYNIDVSLIKMITDHYWIKRDNIVQKIDFGGRVFFDKYERIDQPLSNSIIKDHLDGKITVAHSLINRFDKVENIVFDYNGRNTERFWHRAQLLLREEGFINFTAYKSKTEGHLHLYVHKGHTTLQEGYQIAKMLSAKLSQKLPREWRMFPTQELPKEFNILALPYDLYQKERGASWSKHM; this is encoded by the coding sequence ATGTACAATATTGATGTCTCTCTCATTAAAATGATTACCGATCACTATTGGATTAAACGTGACAACATTGTCCAAAAGATCGATTTTGGCGGGAGAGTCTTTTTTGATAAGTATGAGCGTATTGATCAGCCATTGAGCAACAGTATCATCAAAGATCATCTTGATGGCAAAATTACCGTTGCTCACTCTTTGATTAACCGTTTTGATAAGGTCGAAAATATTGTTTTTGACTATAATGGAAGAAATACCGAGCGATTTTGGCATAGGGCACAACTTTTGCTTAGAGAAGAGGGATTCATCAATTTTACTGCGTATAAAAGTAAAACGGAGGGTCATCTACATCTGTATGTTCATAAAGGTCATACTACCTTGCAAGAGGGGTATCAGATCGCTAAAATGCTCTCGGCAAAGCTTTCTCAAAAGCTTCCGCGCGAGTGGAGGATGTTCCCAACACAGGAGCTTCCAAAAGAGTTTAACATTTTGGCACTGCCTTATGACTTGTACCAAAAAGAGCGAGGCGCTTCTTGGTCGAAGCATATGTAG
- a CDS encoding SPOR domain-containing protein, producing MENRNELSDIVLEKGDSKTVKMKRILILVAFLILVFLVALASMKLANKDQGKDASKLILPPEPTQETQVPKDDQLFKQVPIIEENPKKESFEDMIKTLKEKEAQKQEEAKGTDAKTKETTVPVTAPVKEATPTKTVKEEPKKEAAKPQPMLRSTEVTSSTPTAPSSGNADAGIYVQVGAVATAPDAKQLNDIKSKGFEYKLYTTVVNGNKVTKILIGPYAKSSDAESALVLIRSSVNKNAFIYRVK from the coding sequence ATGGAAAATAGAAATGAGCTCAGTGATATTGTCTTAGAAAAAGGAGACAGTAAAACCGTTAAAATGAAACGAATCCTTATTTTAGTTGCTTTTTTAATTCTTGTATTTCTTGTTGCACTCGCAAGTATGAAATTAGCAAACAAAGATCAAGGCAAAGATGCATCTAAACTGATTTTACCGCCAGAACCAACACAAGAGACACAAGTTCCTAAAGATGACCAACTCTTTAAGCAAGTACCAATTATTGAAGAGAACCCTAAAAAAGAGAGTTTTGAAGATATGATCAAAACCCTTAAAGAAAAAGAAGCTCAAAAGCAAGAAGAAGCAAAAGGCACTGATGCAAAAACAAAAGAGACAACAGTCCCAGTTACTGCTCCAGTCAAAGAAGCAACACCAACGAAAACAGTCAAAGAAGAACCTAAAAAAGAGGCTGCGAAACCTCAGCCAATGCTTCGTAGTACCGAAGTTACATCTAGTACACCGACTGCTCCTTCTAGCGGAAATGCCGATGCGGGGATTTATGTTCAAGTAGGCGCTGTTGCAACTGCACCTGATGCAAAACAACTCAACGACATCAAATCCAAAGGGTTTGAATACAAACTTTATACCACCGTTGTCAATGGCAATAAAGTGACAAAAATTCTTATTGGACCATACGCTAAATCAAGTGATGCAGAAAGTGCTCTTGTTCTTATTCGCTCTAGTGTCAACAAAAACGCATTTATTTACAGGGTGAAGTAA